One Argentina anserina chromosome 6, drPotAnse1.1, whole genome shotgun sequence genomic window, AGGTTTCTCCCCGAGAGCAGGCCTAGGAAGTCCATTGTAAGTTCCACATTCCATTAACATTCACATTTTTCAATTTGTTTCACAGTACTGCCCTGACTGTTTTGCTTAAATCATTTTCAGGAGAGATTTGATGAAGCAAGAAGTGGGTTTTATAGCAAAAGGCTTTCGGCATCTTACGAACCTTTTCTTAATAGCTTTGATGAAAGCCCAAAGATTGTTGAAATTGACACCTTCAGAACCAGATCCAGGTCCCGTCGATTCAACACCATCTTATCTGAATGTGGCGAAGAGGTACCTTACACATCTTCACCACTGCCATGTCCAATTTCAACTCGCATTTCTGTACCCGAAGGCCATCATCTTCAGGATTATGAATGCTATTTCAATCCTGATGAATGCAAGTTCGCTACGGCCCATAGTACCCCGCGCTTAGCCAGCTCTTTTCGGTCTAATGCACCCAGTACACCTGCCAAGAGCGTTTGTGGAGACAGCTTTTTTCAGCCTTACTCAAACTGCCCAAACTATATGTCAAGCACCAAGTCATTCAAGGCCAAATCAAGGTCCCACAGTGCTCCTAAGCAAAGGCCTGAAACCCTTCCTAGGAAGAAgctctcccttgatgaaataATGGCAGCAAGAAACAGTATGAGCGGCATTCGAATGCATCGACCCTACAACCAAGTCCAAGAAGAAGTCTTTCATTAATGAGGAAGGAGGTGCGATGTGAAATAGGGTAGAGTACTCCTCTTCCTTAGATCAAAACGGGAATCGCTTGCATAGCAGATGGTAAAGAAACAGAGTTGGAGAGCATAAGAGCTTCTCCAAGCCTCATTTCCAGACTTTAGTAATTTATATCAAATAGGGTAGAACACAGAGTGCTTTGTAAATTCTTCGTTTTCTTGACAGTTTATTTCGAATTTTGTTTTATGAGCAATGAATTAATGAAATGAGAGGAGCTTCAATACCCCTTTCTTGGTAAAGTTTAAACAGTTAAGCCATCACAGTTACAAAAGAAAGGAAGTACCAACATGATTAGAAAAGGGGTTCAAATGCACAATTTTCAAGTTCTGTTTGGATAGTAGTAAAGGACAACAAATCTGAAACTGTTGGTAGATTCATCTTGGGAAAGCAGAGATAAGAATAATAGGGAGGTGTGGTTCAGAACATTATTGGAGCAGGAGCCATTTTGTGCAAGAATTTGAAATCCCATTTGAATCCGTACTTTCCCACCAAAGAGCTATAATAACTAGCTTCCATGAACCTTCTATCCCCTTTCTGATTCAAGAAACTTGGCACTGATTTAGGGCAGTGTTTGATTAGAAACACTAAAATTATGTTCCCTTGATAATGTAGGAAAATTAGTTAAATGCATACACTGGAAATAGCAGTGAAGGACAGTGTGGTCTGTGGTGGATTCAAAACTTGAAATCCCCAATTGAGCTATAATACGAATTGACGAGTCTCATAGCCAAGCCTATTATTATGTAGGAACTTCCTTTATAAGGACAACATAGACAAcaacagatcaatcaaagcTTACCACATGCTGTCTGAATAGTACTAAAGAAAGGGTAGTGTACCCTAAACGTTATTATTTGCTGATACAATATGGTGAAAAGGTTATACAAGCCATTGATGTTGAGAGGAGGGTACAACATTAATATTTTACAAATCACAATACACTACTACAACTAGCATCCCCCATTTATTTACTACAATAAAGGGAAGTTGGGAATGATTTAATATGTGAATTTTCTTATTCTTGAAAAGTTTACATAATTCAGTAAGTTCTGCAAAAAAGTTGTGTATTGATATATCAAGTTCGATACCGTTATAATGTATTGTCACATTAATGCATCGCGAAATGTATATGATAATATCTCAATTTACTCACACCGTAGTGCGTGGTGGTTATTCACGCTTCATGACTATAATGATGTTGATTTTATCTACTTAACTTATCTCAAAGAATATTGCTAAAAATTCATCTCATCCATTGTATCTAAAACTTAATGGAAAGTTGGAAACATATATGTTGTAAGATCGCTCGTCCATCTAGCAAGCCGTTGTTCAATCCGCCTAGGCAGTGGCAGGTACGTACTGGGGTACTACATCCTCATCAAATTGTTTGGATAGTTAATATTCAATTTTTATCTGTAAATTCTTAACACGAAAATGGAGGGCATAGTAATTCT contains:
- the LOC126800789 gene encoding protein IQ-domain 26-like, which encodes MGRAARWLKGLLGMKKEKDPLELPSSTTNTTRPGDRKEKRRWSFGKSFKDASPISHVPANLPPNVSPAESAWLRSYLAETDKEQNKHAIAVAAATAAAADAAVAAAQAAVAVVRLTSKGSGGQLFGKRERWAAMKIQTVFRGYLARKAHRALRGLVKLQALVRGFLVRKRAAATLHGMQALFRAQTNVRYQRARRSFNKENRFLPESRPRKSIERFDEARSGFYSKRLSASYEPFLNSFDESPKIVEIDTFRTRSRSRRFNTILSECGEEVPYTSSPLPCPISTRISVPEGHHLQDYECYFNPDECKFATAHSTPRLASSFRSNAPSTPAKSVCGDSFFQPYSNCPNYMSSTKSFKAKSRSHSAPKQRPETLPRKKLSLDEIMAARNSMSGIRMHRPYNQVQEEVFH